A window from Triticum aestivum cultivar Chinese Spring chromosome 6D, IWGSC CS RefSeq v2.1, whole genome shotgun sequence encodes these proteins:
- the LOC123141095 gene encoding ervatamin-C, producing MARALAMMLLMAIALTTTMSAASTMDITDKDLASEESLWAMYERWCENHSVEREIGDKTRRFNVFKENARMIHEFNQQDVPYKLSLNLFGDMTDEEVERTYGRCSNIRSNSRKRRHQGRLTQGSIIAREDLPAAVDWRMMGYDQRPSAVTNVKRQGTCGGCWAFAAIAAVEGINSIKTRNLTSLSVQQLLDCDKGNEGCRGGNAEGAFKYIIHHGGIETEAEYPYVGHEHGRCLVPKQDQNTVVTIDGYKQVPPNEVALMQAVAAQPVVVALDANSTAFRRYGGGVFVGPCGTDLNHEMTVVGYGTTNEQDSKKRMDYWIIKNSLGPEWGENGYIRIARDVNSQAEDGLCGILIYASYPVKFKRKGVNDTMKIV from the coding sequence ATGGCAAGAGCACTTGCGATGATGCTACTCATGGCCATCGCGCTGACCACCACTATGTCGGCGGCGAGCACCATGGACATCACGGATAAGGACCTGGCGTCGGAGGAGTCCTTGTGGGCGATGTATGAGCGCTGGTGCGAGAACCACAGCGTGGAACGCGAAATTGGCGACAAGACTCGGCGCTTCAACGTGTTCAAGGAGAATGCACGCATGATCCACGAGTTCAACCAACAAGACGTGCCCTACAAGCTAAGCCTCAACCTCTTCGGCGACATGACCGATGAAGAGGTAGAACGCACTTACGGTCGCTGCTCCAACATCAGGTCCAATAGCCGGAAGCGCCGGCATCAGGGTCGGCTCACGCAAGGATCCATCATTGCCCGCGAAGACCTCCCAGCTGCCGTGGACTGGCGCATGATGGGATACGACCAACGTCCGTCAGCGGTGACGAACGTGAAGCGTCAGGGAACCTGCGGGGGCTGTTGGGCCTTCGCGGCGATAGCGGCGGTGGAGGGCATCAACTCCATCAAGACCCGGAACCTGACGTCATTATCTGTGCAACAACTTCTAGACTGCGATAAGGGGAATGAGGGATGTCGTGGCGGCAACGCGGAAGGGGCCTTCAAGTACATTATCCACCATGGGGGCATCGAAACGGAGGCTGAGTATCCGTACGTTGGCCATGAGCACGGCCGCTGCTTGGTGCCCAAGCAGGACCAGAACACCGTCGTCACCATTGACGGCTACAAACAAGTGCCGCCCAATGAGGTGGCATTGATGCAGGCAGTGGCGGCCCAGCCTGTCGTCGTGGCACTCGATGCTAACTCGACGGCCTTCCGACGCTATGGGGGAGGCGTCTTCGTGGGACCGTGCGGGACAGACCTAAACCACGAAATGACAGTGGTGGGCTACGGCACTACCAATGAGCAGGACTCAAAGAAACGCATGGATTACTGGATCATAAAGAACTCATTGGGGCCTGAATGGGGTGAAAATGGCTACATCCGCATAGCACGCGACGTCAACAGTCAGGCCGAGGATGGGTTGTGTGGTATCCTCATATATGCATCGTACCCAGTGAAGTTCAAAAGGAAAGGCGTGAATGATACCATGAAGATAGTGTAA